The DNA region TTGactgttgtaaaaaaaacttcGAATAGGCTTTACTGCCTGACAACTGGGGGTTTGGGGGCGTTGTGAGCCCCAAACGAATTCAGTGCGGCGCCCTGGAAGCCAACGGCCTTTAACGCCCTTAAACGGCTGAAATAGCTTAAAATCATCTCTCAGACTCATCTTTGCTAAGTAAGTGTAAGGTGGGTTTTTTAGCTGACAAGGATTatattttggaatgttttttgtacaacttgagtaatttaattctttttttttaaaaaatgtgatgtcaTACGTTATTACTTTTAGGGAATTTATATACGGCGACATTTAAACAACAGATAATAATATAcaagatttatatttttatcaagacTGCTACACTTTTAATCGTTGTTCATGATATCTAACATTTTAAGTCTTTTTGGATATTTTATTGCCAGCATATCGATTAcgtcatttaaatttattttcatcccGTTTTGGATATTTAGCAACACATAGCCATTAAATCGATTCtgaacaaaagttttaaaattataattaaatgtACTTAATGTGGTGTTTCACAATTAAAACAGATAACTCAATAAATTAAGATACGCGACAAGATTAAAAATGTCGCGTTCTCCTTACTACGCAATGTTATATTGTAGAAACATACCTGGGTCATCGAGCTTCTTAAATATGTCTTTACTCGTCGTAGCGTTGATATAGATCTTTCACAAGAACATGTCGTTACTGGCACTTCGGCAAGAATATGTAAAATCTTGAAGATATTTgggtaaaacataaaaatatgtgcAGCTAATGCATTATTAATTATTTCTAAGAAATAAAGCTGAATGTTTACTTCCAATGTTTAGaactttctcttttaaaaacacaagcaaTAAATTACTTCTTAGCTACCtcttaaaggcgcgtaatcacccttatcgaaaaaaaattaacatatacattttatttatttatttcaaagttcagacgGAGTTATGGCTTTCTTGAAAATTTGAGGATGTAAAAGGTATTAGAAATCGAAATAATGGTACTTCAATATCTTAATTTTATTGTTGCTTTTTTCAGCCGCCATATTTATCgatcttgttgatctcttattcttGTCTAATAAGCGGGCCATCGCAAAATGTTCGTGTGAAACCGTAGGTAACCAAACggccttaactttaaatgagctCTGAGATGGAGTTCGATAAAATCACAATATGGTAGGCTCCGAGTCACAATGCTGttctttttggcttgttttgtcTTTGCAAAAAgtagaaagaaattttaattctgtttaaaaaagtggCCGCGCGTAAAAACATAAGTATCACTTTCTCCActcagatttaattttcttctattctattcgtcattgtttttggagaccagacaaaacaagaagaagaaagaccacaagctccacctaaaatttttgaaattcagtaacccccccaaaaaaaacaaaaacaaaaacaaaacaacaacaacaacaacaaaaaaacaacggggtataagaaagtcacttagtgagaaaaagcaaaataaagaaaaataatatacgatcttaattgttcgaaaaaggaaatagctttagttaaaaaaccatattactagaaaaaagaaaaaatgcagccttcatggttgaaagtcgcgcgatggaacgtttatggtcttaaacggcatttagttaacaaaaaattaacattttgatgtcactatcatgttcagcatactttttttgttaactttgccaaattttgtcgaaaataaagtaattttaatttttggtccaattttggcctaaaataacaattaggtgacaaaaatcaaaattatgatgtcactattatgttcagcataatttttttgttaactgtgccaaattttgtcgaaaacaaataccaaatttGGCCGATGACTtttaagtacttagagagtttaggtatgaagtttaaatttgtgacgttgcaattgaccatttggttagttagttacgagttggaaacacatcctcgcaggcgagatagtaaaaagaaaaaaaagtaagaatagttaccaagatgagattcgaacacacgactactcccgtgtcggtgctcagagaggcaaaaatttctatTCTtgcaggacacatttgcgttttaaccctattcggtccggggggggcggattccgccccccctgacggtttttttttaataactcctgattgctttgttatatggctatgacaCTTACTGAGTTTccacatttatctattagacacctgcatgctaattttttaggtcccatacctttcagaggctttgatattggccattactcgaaactaccccaaaaaatctctatgaaatccttataatgggaaaaatataataactcctgttaggattatccttagaacttaaaacatgcaacacaactttgtttcatcaagaagaatcattttgaataatttgaacacgtgactaatccgatttcccgattttgtcagattttacccgaaaatcgaaaaaaaacggattttcgggcaatttttggcaattttttatccgatccatgtaaaaaccggaagatatgttaaataacttttacttagctttcagaaacttcaaacagaatg from Hydractinia symbiolongicarpus strain clone_291-10 chromosome 6, HSymV2.1, whole genome shotgun sequence includes:
- the LOC130647865 gene encoding 52 kDa repressor of the inhibitor of the protein kinase-like; amino-acid sequence: MFYPNIFKILHILAEVPVTTCSCERSISTLRRVKTYLRSSMTQNRFNGYVLLNIQNGMKINLNDVIDMLAIKYPKRLKMLDIMNND